Part of the Candidatus Limnocylindria bacterium genome, ACGATCGCCTGCACGCGAAGCCCCCGCTGCCCGATGCACGCGCCACGCGCGTCGATGCCGGGCTGACGCGCACGGACGGCGATCTTGGTGCGCGAACCGGCCTCGCGCGCGATGCCGACGATCTCGACCTGACCGTGGTAGATCTCCGGCACCTCGAGCTCGAAGAGCCGCTTCACGAGGTTCTTGTGCGAGCGGCTGACCATGATCTGGGGCCCGCGCAGCGTTCGCCGGACCTCGACGACCACCACTTTGCGGTGCTGGCCGATGAAGTAGCGCTCGTGCGGCGCCTGGTCGGCGCGCGGAAGGATCGCCTCGGCCTTGCCGAGCTCCATGATCGCGGAGCCCGCCTCGAAGCGGCTGATCTGACCGTTGATGATGTCGCCCTCGCGATCGGCGTACTCCGCGAAGACCTGCTCGCGCTCGGCCTCACGCAGCGACTGCTGGATCACCTGCTTCGCGGTCTGGGCGCCGATACGACCGAGGGCGGCCGCCGACTCTTCGAGCGGGACGATGTCGCCGAGCTGAACGTCGGGCTTGATCCGCTTGGCGGCGTCCAACAGGATCTGCAGCTTCGGATCCTCGACCTTGTCGACGACCGTCTTGAGCAGGAAGACCCGGAAGGCGCCGGTGGTGATGTCGACCTTGACGTCGATGTTCTCTTCGGCACCGTAGGCGCGCTTAAGGGCTCGGGCGATGATGTCGCCCACGACCTCTTTGGGGAGCCCCTTCTCGGCGGAGAGCTGCGCAAGACCGGTCACGAGTTCTCGGTTCATCGCCGGCGCTCCCCTCTTCTTCAATTCGGCACGCTCGCCACGGTCGCGAAACAGGGGCGGGTTGCCCCTGGGCGACAAAAAAAGTGGGGTCGACCCACTTTCAGCGGCGCCCGCGGCTCCCGGGCATCGACCGGTCGCCTGGCGAAATTGTATCAAAGAGGAGCAACGTCGGGAGCTTTGGCCGCCGCCCGCTTTTAGGTGAGGTTGTTCCCGATGTTCGAGAACTGGTTCACCAGTTGATTTCGAAGAAAGACCATTGCGATGATGATCGCGATCGCGATGACCGCGATGATGAGTGCGTATTCGACCAAGCCTTGCCCTGATTCGTCTGTCCAAAATCGACCCATTTCCCACTCCTTACAGGCGGGTCGGCGGCCACCGGCTAGCCTGCCATGGCGTCAGCGCGCCTGCCATTGCTAAGCGGTATGCGCTACGTGACCGTCACCGTCCTGTCACCCCGACCCGCCCAGCGCCCCGCAGAGCCGCCGTGACGCGCTCCTCCGTGCTCGCAGAGCCCGGTGGCGGCGCTCCCCGGAGGGCAGCGATGGCCTCGCTCGCGGTGTAACCGAGGGCCTGCAGCGCGGCCGCCGCGTCGTCATCGGTGAGCACGCCGGTGGGCTCGCGCGCTGGACCGGTCCGACCGATCTTTCCCTTGAGATCGACGATGAGCCGCTCCGCGGTCTTCTTCCCCACTCCCGGTGCGCGCGCGAGCGCCGCGGAGTCGCCGGATGCGATCGCGGCCGCTATCGCCGAGGGACTCGAGACCGACAGCAGTGCGAGGCCCGCCCGGGGGCCGACACCGGAGACCGTGATGAGCAGCTCGAAGAGCGCGAGCTCGTCGCGTGTCTCGAAGCCGAAGAGCTGCTGCGCATCGTCGCGCACGACGTGATGCGTGTGCAGCGCGACCGCGTCGCGTGACGGCTGGCGCGGGACGAAGACCTTGTAGCCGACGCCGCGCACGTCGACCACGACGTGATCGACGCCGCGCGCGACGACTTCGCCGCTGAGGTAGCCGATCACCTGGCGCTCGCGACGGCGGCGACGAATTTGACGCGTTGCGCGTGCGTGAGAGCGATGGCGATCGCGTCGGCAACGTTGTCCTGGGTTATGGGTCCGGAGAGCTCGAGGATGTGGACGATCATGCGCTGGACGGCGCGCTTGTCGGCGCCGCCGGATCCCGTCACCGATTGCTTCACTTCCTGCGGTGTGTACTCCGCGATCGAGAGACCGGCGCGCGCGCCGCACACGAGCGCGACACCGCGGGCTTCGGCGACGGCCATCGCCGTCCTCACGTTCTTGTTGAAATAGAGCCGCTCGAGAGCGAAGAACGCCGGTTTGTGGGTCGCGATGAGCTCATCGATGGCTTCGGCGATCGCGAGCAGCTTCTCCGCCGCGCTGCCATGGCGCGGCGTCTCGACGAGTCCGTGCGCCAGCAGGCGTGGCGGGTCGGTGGTCAGGTCCAGCAGCGCGTATCCCATTCCCGTCGTGCCGGGGTCGATACCCAGCACGGTGTTCCGGCTAGGCGTGCTGAAGGACCTCGTCCGGTACGTCGAAATTCGCGTGCACCTTCTGGACGTCGTCCAGCTCCTCGAGCTCCTCGACCAGGCGCAGGACCTTCCGGGCCTGGTCGCCGTCGACGCGGACGGTCGTGGTCGGGCGCATCGAGATCTCGGCCGATGCCACGGTGATGCCCGCTTTCTCGAGCGCGGACCTCACCTTCTCGAACGAGTTGGGTGTCGTGTAAGCGGTGACCAGGCTGCCGTCGGTCTCGACGTCCTCGGCGCCGGAGTCGATCGCGATGAGCGAGACGTCATCCGGCGAGCGCTTGCCGGCGTCGATCTCGATGACGCCCTTCTGTTCGAAGAGCCACTGCACCGAGCCAGACTCGCCGAGCTTGCCGCCGTTCTTCGTGAACGCGGCGCGGATCTCCGGGGCCGTGCGGTTGCGGTTATCCGTGGCTGCCTCGACCATCACCGACACACCGCCGGGCGCGTAGCCCTCGTAGAGGACGCTCTCGAGCTGCGCGCCGTCGGCGCCGCCAGTGGCCCGCTCGATCGCCCGCTGGATGTTCGCGTGCGGCATGTTCACAGCCCGCGCGCGGTCGACCGCCAGCCGCAGCCGAAAGTTCGCTTCGACGTCCCCGCCACCTTCACGCGCCGCGAGCATGATCTCGCGCGTCATCTTGGTGAAAACGACGCCCTTCTTGACGTCCGCCGCGCCCTTCTGGCGCTTGATCTGGCTCCACTTTGAATGTCCGGACATCGCGCCGAATACTATCAACGCACACGCACTGGGGAGAGCGACATTGGCCCTCATACAACCCGAGAAGATCCGCAATGTGGCGGTCGTGGGGCACGGCGGATCTGGGAAAACGACCCTCGTCGAAAGCATGCTCCACGCCGTCGGCGCCACGAACCGCCTCGGCAAGGTCGATGACGCGACCAGCATCCTCGATACCGATCCGGAAGAGCAGAAGCGCCGCATCACGATCAACATCGCGCTCGCCTCGTTCACTCATGACGGGACCAAGATCAATCTCCTCGACACTCCCGGATTCCTCGACTTCGCCGGTGACCAACACGCTGCGCTGCGCGTTGCCGACGCCGCGATCGTGGTCGTCGACGCCTCTGCCGGAGTCCAGGTCGGCACGCAGCTCGTGTGGTCCGAGCTCGATGACCACAAGACGCCGCGCGTCGTCGTCGTCAGCCGGCTCGATCGCGAGAACGCCGACTTCGAACAGGTCTTGGGGCAGCTGCGCGAGGCATATGGGATCCGCGTCGTTCCGCTGCACGTTCCGATCGGCGAGCACCAGGGCATCTCCGCCACGATCGACCTGCTGCACGGCCAGGTCCTGAGGGGCCCGAAAGAGCCGATCGCCGAGATCGACAAGGCGCAGGCCGACGCGGTCGGTCAGTTCCGCCAGCAGCTCGTCGAAGCGATCGTCGAGACGAACGAGGATCTGCTCACCCGCTACCTCGACGGCAAGGAGATGTCGTACGAGGAGCTCCGCGACGCCCTGCACCTGGCTGTGCGTGAAGGAAAGGTCATCCCGGTGGTGGCGACATCGGCGTCGAAGAACGTCGGGTACACCGCGCTCCTGAACACGATCCGCGAGATGCTCCCCTCGCCGGCGGAAGATACGTCGGTCATCGGTAAGTCACCCGCTGGCGACGAGACGGCGCGCAAGACCGATCCGAGCGAGAAGTTCTCCGCGTTCGTGTTCAAGACGCTTGCCGATCCCTTCGTCGGCAAGCTCAGCTACGTCCGCGTCTATTCCGGCACCCTGCATCACAACTCGCAGGTGTTCGACGCCACGAAAGGCGAGACCGAGCGTGTGGGGCAGATCTTCTTCCTGCGCGGGAAAGAGCAGGAGATCACCGACGCCGTGGGCGCGGGCGACATCTGTGCCGTTCCGAAGCTCACGGCCACCTCCACGAACGCCACGCTGTCCGACAAGGACGCGCCGATCCTCTACGACCCCATCGCGTTCCCACCGCCTTCGTTCTCCGTCGCGATCGACCCCGCGAGCAAGGCCGACCTCGACAAGATGTCGACCGCGCTCCACAAGCTCATCGACGAGGACCCCTCGCTGCACGTGCGCCGCGATGACGCCACGCACGAGACGATCCTGTCGGCGGTCGGCGAGTCCGGCATCGACGTCGCGGTGCATCGGCTCAAGGAGAAGTTCGGCGTGCAGGTCGAGATGCGGACGCCGCGAGTGCCGTACCGGGAGTCGATCCGGGCGAAAGCGCAGGCGCAGGGCCGCTACAAGCGCCAGACCGGTGGCCACGGCCAGTTCGGCGACGCGTGGCTCGAGGTCGAGCCGCTGCAGCCGGGATCGGGGGTGGTCTTCGAAACGCGCATCGTCGGTGGCTCGGTCCCGCGCAACTTCTGGCCCGCCGTCGAGAAAGGTATCCGCGAGCAGGCCGTGAAGGGCGTGATCGCGGGCTATCCGCTATCGGACTTCAAGGCGACGCTCTACGACGGCTCGTTCCACCAAGTCGACTCGAGCGAGATGTCGTTCAAGATCGCAGGATCGCTCGCGCTCCAGGCCTGCGTGAAGGACGCGCAACCGTATCTGCTCGAGCCGATCATGGATGTCGAGGTCATCGTGCCCGAGGAGCAGATGGGCGACGTGCTCGCGGACCTCAACAGCCGCCGCGGTCGCGTACTCGGGATGGACGGCGCGGGCGCGGGGTATCAGAGCATCAAGGCTCACGTGCCCCTCGCGGAGATCTTCCGCTACTCGACCGATCTGCGCTCGATGACCGGCGGCCGCGGTACGTTCACCTCGACGCTGCTGGGCTACGAGCAGTGCCCGTCGCACATCGCGGAGAAAGTGATCGCGGCGCACGAGGAGAAGGTCGAGGAGGGCGCGGCCGCGCGCTAGGTGATCTCCGGCCGCGCCGCGTACGCGCGGCCCAGGGCGGTCGCCGTCGCCACGCCGTACGAGAGGCCACCGAGAGCGGCGAGGATAGGTGTGCGGTCGACAGGAGCGTCGATGATCGCCAGCACAAGCCGCGAGAGCGCGGCGGCACCGAGCATCGTCGCGAGCGGAAAGACTCCAAGGAAGCACGCCGGGGCCGCGACGACGGGCAGCGTCCAGAGCGCGCGCTGTTCGGCCCGGCCACAGCGTCGGCAGAAGCGCACCGAGGCCGACGGGTTTCCCTCGAACATCGCAACGATCAACAACATTCGCCCCGACCCACGCGACGTACGGGTCGCGCGTCTTCACGTGATGTCGGCGACGATCCGGCGCGAGAAGTAGGACAGGAGCCACTCTCCCAGCAGCGTGCCGCGGTTGCGTCCGCCCACGAGCTGCATGAGGTAGTTCGTCCGCCACACCGTCCACGCCGGCAGGCCCGACAGCACGATGTGGATCGGCCGCGCGAACTCTGCGGCCGCGCTGGTCCGTCCGAGCGCGACGAGATCGCCCTTGCGTTTGTAGACGTAGGGCTCCGTGGCCTCGCCTCGGACGAGATGCGCGAGATTGGTCGCCGCCGCGGGCGCCTGCTGCACTGCGACCTGCGCGAGCATCGGTAGCGCCTTGCCGTCCTGCTCGAAATGCGCGGCATCGCCGAGCGCGAGCACGTCGTCGCGCCCGCCGACGCGGAACGACGTATCGACGGTGAGCCGACCGTCCTTCGCGCGCGGCAGCTCGACTGCGGCGACGATCGGGTTGGTCTTCACACCGCCGGCCCAGATGACCGTGTGCGCGGTCAGTACCCTCCCATCCTTCGTGCGCAGCGTGCCATGCCCCACTTCTGAGACGAGCGTTTTCAGCATGATGCGCACGCCGAGCTTCTCGAGCCGGCGCTGCGCGATCGCGGAGAGGCGCGCATCCATCCCCGGCACGACGCGGTCGGCGCCGTCGATGAGCGTGATGGTGGGCTCGTGGCGCACGTCGATGGTCGGGTAGATGCCGCGCAGCGTGTGATCCATGAGGTCGCGCATCGACGCCGCGAGCTCTACCCCGACCGGGCCGGCTCCGACGATCGCGAACGACAGCAGCTCGCGCCGGCGCGCCGCTTCGGGCAGGAGCGCGGCATCTTCGAACGTCGACAGGATGCGGTGCCGCACGGCTCGGCCATCCTCGAGCCACTTCACGACGAGTGCGTGCTCCTTGACGCCCGGGATCCCGAAGTCGTTCGTCACGCTCCCGAGCGCGATGACGATGTGGTCGTACGCGACCTCGCCGTCCTCGGTGCGCACGGTCCTCTTCTCGAGGTCGATCGCCTCGACCTCCGTGCGGAGGAAGCGGAAGCCGGCCCTCGCGAGGGGCACGCGCAGCGGGTAGGCGACCGCGTGCGGCGGCAGCTCACCCGTCGCGACCTGATAGAGGAGCGGCGTGAAGAGCGAGAAGTTCGAACGGTCGATGAGCGTGACCTCCGCCTCGCCGCGCTTCAGTCGTTTCTCGAGATGGCGGACGAGGTGCAGCCCGGCGAACCCGCCGCCCGCGATGAGGATGCGCTTCGTCACGAGCCCTTCGCCAACGCCGCCTGCACGCGGTCGAGCTCGCTCAGGTAGGCGCGAGTGATC contains:
- a CDS encoding YebC/PmpR family DNA-binding transcriptional regulator gives rise to the protein MSGHSKWSQIKRQKGAADVKKGVVFTKMTREIMLAAREGGGDVEANFRLRLAVDRARAVNMPHANIQRAIERATGGADGAQLESVLYEGYAPGGVSVMVEAATDNRNRTAPEIRAAFTKNGGKLGESGSVQWLFEQKGVIEIDAGKRSPDDVSLIAIDSGAEDVETDGSLVTAYTTPNSFEKVRSALEKAGITVASAEISMRPTTTVRVDGDQARKVLRLVEELEELDDVQKVHANFDVPDEVLQHA
- a CDS encoding NAD(P)/FAD-dependent oxidoreductase; the protein is MTKRILIAGGGFAGLHLVRHLEKRLKRGEAEVTLIDRSNFSLFTPLLYQVATGELPPHAVAYPLRVPLARAGFRFLRTEVEAIDLEKRTVRTEDGEVAYDHIVIALGSVTNDFGIPGVKEHALVVKWLEDGRAVRHRILSTFEDAALLPEAARRRELLSFAIVGAGPVGVELAASMRDLMDHTLRGIYPTIDVRHEPTITLIDGADRVVPGMDARLSAIAQRRLEKLGVRIMLKTLVSEVGHGTLRTKDGRVLTAHTVIWAGGVKTNPIVAAVELPRAKDGRLTVDTSFRVGGRDDVLALGDAAHFEQDGKALPMLAQVAVQQAPAAATNLAHLVRGEATEPYVYKRKGDLVALGRTSAAAEFARPIHIVLSGLPAWTVWRTNYLMQLVGGRNRGTLLGEWLLSYFSRRIVADIT
- the ruvC gene encoding crossover junction endodeoxyribonuclease RuvC — its product is MLGIDPGTTGMGYALLDLTTDPPRLLAHGLVETPRHGSAAEKLLAIAEAIDELIATHKPAFFALERLYFNKNVRTAMAVAEARGVALVCGARAGLSIAEYTPQEVKQSVTGSGGADKRAVQRMIVHILELSGPITQDNVADAIAIALTHAQRVKFVAAVASAR
- the fusA gene encoding elongation factor G, translated to MALIQPEKIRNVAVVGHGGSGKTTLVESMLHAVGATNRLGKVDDATSILDTDPEEQKRRITINIALASFTHDGTKINLLDTPGFLDFAGDQHAALRVADAAIVVVDASAGVQVGTQLVWSELDDHKTPRVVVVSRLDRENADFEQVLGQLREAYGIRVVPLHVPIGEHQGISATIDLLHGQVLRGPKEPIAEIDKAQADAVGQFRQQLVEAIVETNEDLLTRYLDGKEMSYEELRDALHLAVREGKVIPVVATSASKNVGYTALLNTIREMLPSPAEDTSVIGKSPAGDETARKTDPSEKFSAFVFKTLADPFVGKLSYVRVYSGTLHHNSQVFDATKGETERVGQIFFLRGKEQEITDAVGAGDICAVPKLTATSTNATLSDKDAPILYDPIAFPPPSFSVAIDPASKADLDKMSTALHKLIDEDPSLHVRRDDATHETILSAVGESGIDVAVHRLKEKFGVQVEMRTPRVPYRESIRAKAQAQGRYKRQTGGHGQFGDAWLEVEPLQPGSGVVFETRIVGGSVPRNFWPAVEKGIREQAVKGVIAGYPLSDFKATLYDGSFHQVDSSEMSFKIAGSLALQACVKDAQPYLLEPIMDVEVIVPEEQMGDVLADLNSRRGRVLGMDGAGAGYQSIKAHVPLAEIFRYSTDLRSMTGGRGTFTSTLLGYEQCPSHIAEKVIAAHEEKVEEGAAAR
- the nusA gene encoding transcription termination factor NusA, which encodes MNRELVTGLAQLSAEKGLPKEVVGDIIARALKRAYGAEENIDVKVDITTGAFRVFLLKTVVDKVEDPKLQILLDAAKRIKPDVQLGDIVPLEESAAALGRIGAQTAKQVIQQSLREAEREQVFAEYADREGDIINGQISRFEAGSAIMELGKAEAILPRADQAPHERYFIGQHRKVVVVEVRRTLRGPQIMVSRSHKNLVKRLFELEVPEIYHGQVEIVGIAREAGSRTKIAVRARQPGIDARGACIGQRGLRVQAIVNELGGEKIDIIEWNEKPEQYVANALEPAHVVRVDIVTDDKTAYVVVPDRQLSLAIGKEGQNARLAAKLTGWRIDIRSESEVRAELEPEPEPEPVAVEAEVAAPVEEDAEPSHDLIAEVEAESAMADEEELDEEDRALLGAKKKKERR
- the ruvA gene encoding Holliday junction branch migration protein RuvA; translation: MIGYLSGEVVARGVDHVVVDVRGVGYKVFVPRQPSRDAVALHTHHVVRDDAQQLFGFETRDELALFELLITVSGVGPRAGLALLSVSSPSAIAAAIASGDSAALARAPGVGKKTAERLIVDLKGKIGRTGPAREPTGVLTDDDAAAALQALGYTASEAIAALRGAPPPGSASTEERVTAALRGAGRVGVTGR
- a CDS encoding Flp family type IVb pilin; the protein is MGRFWTDESGQGLVEYALIIAVIAIAIIIAMVFLRNQLVNQFSNIGNNLT